Genomic DNA from Ilyobacter polytropus DSM 2926:
ACCCATGCCTTTTCCCCTTATTGACTTTGACAGATATATACTCAGTATAGCCGTTTCTCCATCAAGCTCAAACTTTAGCTGACCCAAAAACTGTCCCCTTGAGTCCTCTAAAATATAAAGTAAAAAGTATGGAGAGTTTATCAGAAATTTATACCATTTTTTATGATTTTCCCACTCTCGTTTTTCATTTTCTGTAAAATACTTTTTCACATAGTCCCTGTGAAGATGCTCATATATTTCTGGTATATCACGCTCTTCTGCTCTTCTCAAAACAACATCTTTCAAAAAATCACCTTATCAAAATTAAACTTAAATAAATCTACCGTACAACTTTAACAGCCTTGATTATAACATATATAATTTTTTTTAACAAAAACAATATAAGCTTATATTAGTAATTCAAGGTCTTATTATTTTAATAAATATTTCCTTTCTCCACAACTATCCATTCAAAAAGAGACAAAAAAAACGCCCCTATAAAAGGGACGTAATTGTTCTATTTTACAACTATAACTTTAAATGAGTTTGTAGTTCCAACTTTGAATACTTCTTCTCCGCAAGTTGCTACAATTATATCTCCAGCTTTTGCAAGTCCTTTTGATACAGCTTCTTGCTCTACTACTGCGTAGAATTCGTCTAAAGTCATTACATTTTTTCCTACGAAAGATTCAACACCTCTTGAAAGAGCAAGCTGATTTGCAGCCTTCGTGTTGTTTGTAAGAGCCAATATGTGAGCAGTTGGGAAGTATTTTCTTAAAGCTCTTGCTGATCTTCCACTCTGTGTTCCC
This window encodes:
- a CDS encoding GNAT family N-acetyltransferase; the encoded protein is MKDVVLRRAEERDIPEIYEHLHRDYVKKYFTENEKREWENHKKWYKFLINSPYFLLYILEDSRGQFLGQLKFELDGETAILSIYLSKSIRGKGMGKAAILKGIKELTLYSENIEIVLAYILEENEASIKTFEKSGFIFEKEEDYHGIEHLLYVKKLKS